One genomic segment of Emcibacter sp. SYSU 3D8 includes these proteins:
- a CDS encoding aromatic ring-hydroxylating dioxygenase subunit alpha — protein sequence MNKQVKGGMKPGEARSVGPSVQQIIDRDGDNPPEWFHSESWEYQGDETLTVERYISQDYHDLEMERMWSRVWQMACREEEIPEIGDNVVYDIGNLSFIIVRSDDNSIKAFKNACLHRGTQLRAEDGSVTQFRCPFHGWTWNLDGSLKEIPCKWDFPHVDEAQYNLPEVKVGTWGGFVFINMDKDAMPLEEWLGVLPQHFSSFPLERRYMTANVRRIMPCNWKVAQEAFIESYHVVEAHSQAMPVTGDANTQYDLYGDRISRLYTQGGVTSPHLTPLSEQEIANIMMQSPKLKERGGALPLKPGETARSRYVKVMREELEERFGADLSSLSTTEILDNIEYFLFPNFFPWFNFSLPLIYRFRPNGNDPETSIMDVMLLHPVPDDGPRPDPAPLNVLRPDQSFNEAPELDQISAIFEQDVSNMPRVQKGMKMLEKGVTLGNYQESRLRHMHRLLDRYIATPRGEPLKS from the coding sequence GTGAATAAGCAGGTTAAAGGCGGCATGAAGCCCGGGGAGGCGCGCAGCGTCGGCCCCAGCGTCCAGCAGATCATCGATCGGGACGGCGACAATCCGCCCGAATGGTTCCACTCGGAATCCTGGGAATATCAGGGTGACGAGACGCTGACCGTCGAGCGCTACATCAGCCAGGACTATCACGACCTGGAAATGGAGCGGATGTGGTCGCGGGTCTGGCAGATGGCGTGCCGCGAGGAGGAAATCCCCGAGATCGGCGACAATGTGGTCTACGACATCGGCAACTTGTCGTTCATCATCGTTCGCTCGGACGACAACAGCATCAAGGCATTCAAGAACGCGTGCCTGCACCGCGGCACCCAGCTTCGCGCCGAGGACGGCTCGGTCACCCAGTTCCGCTGTCCGTTCCACGGCTGGACCTGGAACCTGGACGGATCGCTGAAAGAGATTCCCTGCAAGTGGGATTTCCCGCATGTGGATGAAGCCCAGTACAATCTGCCCGAAGTGAAGGTGGGCACCTGGGGCGGCTTCGTGTTCATCAACATGGACAAGGACGCCATGCCGCTCGAAGAGTGGCTGGGCGTGCTGCCGCAGCACTTCTCCAGTTTCCCGCTGGAGCGCCGTTACATGACGGCGAATGTCCGGCGCATCATGCCGTGCAACTGGAAGGTGGCGCAGGAAGCCTTCATCGAATCGTATCACGTGGTCGAGGCGCACTCGCAGGCCATGCCGGTGACCGGCGACGCCAACACCCAGTACGATCTCTACGGCGACCGGATCAGCCGGCTGTATACCCAGGGCGGCGTGACCAGTCCGCACCTGACGCCGCTCTCCGAACAGGAGATCGCCAACATCATGATGCAGTCGCCCAAGCTCAAGGAGCGGGGCGGCGCGCTGCCGTTGAAGCCCGGCGAAACCGCGCGCAGCCGCTACGTCAAGGTGATGCGCGAGGAACTGGAGGAACGCTTCGGCGCCGACCTCTCCTCGCTGAGCACCACGGAGATCCTCGATAACATCGAGTACTTCCTGTTCCCCAACTTCTTCCCCTGGTTCAATTTCAGCCTGCCGCTGATCTACCGGTTCCGGCCCAACGGCAACGATCCGGAAACCTCGATCATGGATGTGATGCTGCTGCATCCGGTGCCGGACGACGGGCCGCGCCCCGATCCGGCGCCGCTGAATGTCCTGCGCCCGGACCAGTCCTTCAACGAGGCGCCCGAACTCGACCAGATTTCGGCGATCTTCGAGCAGGATGTCTCCAACATGCCGCGTGTGCAGAAGGGCATGAAGATGCTGGAGAAGGGCGTCACCCTGGGCAATTACCAGGAATCCCGCCTGCGCCACATGCACCGGCTGCTCGACCGGTACATCGCCACGCCGCGAGGCGAGCCGCTGAAGAGCTAG
- a CDS encoding type 1 glutamine amidotransferase domain-containing protein, which produces MTDIANARILILATDGFEKSELMEPRRQLREQGATVHVASPKSGQIKGWEDGDWSGAVPVDMELGAVSANEYDALVLPGGVINPDLLRTEEKAIDIIREFYGAGKTVAAICHGPWLLVEAGLIGGKQVTSYPSIRTDVENAGGHWRDEDVVVDQGLVTSRSPDDLPAFIASIVEEIGEGTHERQSAA; this is translated from the coding sequence ATGACCGATATCGCCAATGCCAGGATACTTATTCTCGCCACCGACGGGTTCGAGAAATCCGAACTGATGGAGCCGCGCCGGCAGCTGCGGGAACAGGGTGCGACCGTGCATGTCGCATCCCCCAAGTCCGGCCAGATCAAGGGCTGGGAAGACGGCGACTGGAGCGGCGCCGTGCCCGTCGATATGGAACTCGGCGCCGTAAGCGCCAATGAATACGACGCGCTGGTATTGCCCGGCGGCGTGATCAACCCGGACCTTCTGCGCACCGAGGAAAAGGCCATCGACATCATCCGGGAGTTCTACGGTGCCGGCAAGACCGTGGCGGCGATCTGTCATGGCCCGTGGCTGCTGGTCGAAGCCGGGTTGATCGGCGGCAAACAGGTTACCTCCTACCCCTCGATCCGCACCGACGTCGAGAATGCCGGCGGCCACTGGCGTGACGAGGATGTCGTCGTCGACCAGGGCCTGGTGACCAGCCGTTCACCGGATGATCTGCCCGCCTTTATCGCCAGCATCGTCGAGGAGATCGGCGAGGGTACTCACGAGAGGCAATCAGCGGCATAG
- a CDS encoding extensin family protein, with protein MGILLLAGAATALAVHLGWVKVPPNFAPWSDVELEHEPGWFAKLQINGLARDVAACRAALDRSELRYEALPDRPERNGCGLSGGVSIVRSHIPYSSGFQATCALAAGLYWYENLADLAARRHLGSGLARIDHLGSYACRNIGGGDSGRRSQHATANALDIAAFRLQDGQIVSVRRDWGKDTAKGRFLQEAHDGACRFFNTVLGPDYNAAHADHFHLDLGPARLCR; from the coding sequence ATGGGAATTTTGCTGCTCGCCGGCGCCGCAACGGCGCTGGCGGTTCACCTGGGATGGGTCAAGGTGCCGCCCAATTTCGCGCCGTGGAGCGACGTTGAGCTGGAGCATGAACCGGGGTGGTTCGCGAAACTCCAGATCAATGGCCTTGCAAGGGACGTGGCGGCGTGCCGGGCGGCGCTGGACCGATCGGAGCTCCGCTACGAGGCGCTGCCCGACCGCCCCGAGCGCAACGGCTGCGGCCTGTCGGGCGGCGTGAGCATCGTCCGGTCGCACATCCCCTACAGCAGCGGATTTCAAGCGACCTGCGCGCTCGCCGCCGGGCTTTACTGGTACGAGAACCTTGCCGACCTCGCCGCCCGCCGCCACTTGGGAAGCGGCCTTGCCCGCATCGATCACCTCGGCAGTTATGCCTGCCGCAATATCGGCGGCGGCGACTCCGGCCGGCGCAGCCAGCATGCCACGGCGAACGCCCTCGACATCGCCGCCTTCCGGCTACAGGACGGGCAGATCGTGTCGGTACGGCGCGACTGGGGCAAGGACACCGCCAAAGGCCGCTTCCTGCAGGAGGCCCATGACGGGGCGTGCCGGTTCTTCAATACGGTCCTGGGCCCCGACTACAACGCCGCGCATGCCGACCACTTCCATCTGGACCTTGGGCCGGCGCGCCTATGCCGCTGA
- a CDS encoding transglutaminase family protein — protein sequence MQIRVGYDLIYECCQPTPMIVTLNIHPDRAGDIIVPDTMSTDPQVPLTHYMDGYGNKCTRLVAPAGQIRIGAEAVVRDSGFPDPVAEDAQQLAVEELPHETLVYLLGSRYCETDRLAGFAWAKFGDVAGGWQRVQAVVDFVHDHLRFSYPDARPTRTALDAFTEGKAVCRDFAHLSITLCRALNIPARYCTGYLGDIGVPRDPAPMDFSAWFEVFLGGRWYTFDARHNTPRIGRIVIARGRDASDVAITSTFGPHQLRQFKVWTDEVVG from the coding sequence ATGCAGATCAGGGTTGGCTACGACCTGATCTACGAGTGCTGTCAGCCGACGCCGATGATCGTGACCCTCAATATCCATCCGGACCGGGCGGGCGACATCATCGTCCCCGACACCATGTCGACCGATCCGCAGGTGCCGCTGACCCATTATATGGACGGCTACGGTAACAAGTGTACGCGGCTGGTCGCGCCGGCGGGACAGATCCGCATTGGCGCCGAGGCGGTGGTGCGCGACAGCGGTTTCCCCGATCCGGTTGCCGAGGACGCCCAGCAGCTGGCGGTCGAGGAGCTTCCCCATGAAACGCTGGTTTATCTGCTGGGCAGCCGCTATTGCGAGACCGACCGTCTCGCCGGCTTCGCCTGGGCCAAATTCGGTGATGTTGCAGGCGGCTGGCAAAGGGTCCAGGCGGTGGTCGATTTCGTCCACGACCATCTGCGCTTTTCCTATCCTGACGCACGCCCGACTCGCACGGCGCTCGATGCGTTCACCGAGGGCAAGGCGGTGTGCCGCGACTTCGCCCACCTGTCGATCACCCTGTGCCGCGCCCTCAATATCCCGGCGCGCTACTGCACCGGCTATCTGGGCGACATCGGTGTACCGCGCGACCCGGCGCCCATGGATTTCTCGGCCTGGTTCGAGGTGTTTCTCGGCGGCCGGTGGTACACCTTCGACGCCCGCCACAACACGCCGCGCATCGGCCGCATCGTCATTGCCCGCGGCCGTGACGCCTCGGACGTGGCGATCACCAGCACCTTCGGTCCCCACCAGCTGCGCCAGTTCAAGGTCTGGACGGACGAAGTTGTGGGCTGA
- a CDS encoding N-formylglutamate amidohydrolase — translation MDGIVDETLLQPDDPPAFEIVNAGGRSAAFLICDHASNRIPRRLGTLGLSDGERADHIAWDPGAAHMARRLSVLLDAPLVLSGYSRLVIDCNRPLANTQLIAPVSGGVTVPGNAAIAPEDRAARIDQLHQPYHAAIEDMLEKRRGRPTLLLSIHSFTPDMGDGPRPWPIAIAYGRDDRLARLLIPALRQDGTVVGDNQPYAVTPDSDYSIPVHGERHDIPHVLVETRQDGIRTPETAAAWADKLAQAYRRIEAPALRLT, via the coding sequence GTGGACGGAATCGTGGACGAGACGCTGCTGCAGCCGGATGACCCGCCGGCATTCGAGATCGTCAATGCCGGTGGCAGAAGTGCCGCCTTCCTGATTTGCGACCACGCATCGAACCGGATTCCCCGGCGGCTCGGCACGCTGGGCCTGAGCGACGGAGAACGCGCGGACCACATCGCCTGGGACCCGGGCGCCGCGCATATGGCACGGCGATTGTCGGTGCTGCTCGATGCGCCGCTTGTGCTGAGCGGATATTCCCGGCTGGTGATCGACTGCAACCGCCCGCTGGCGAACACCCAGCTCATCGCCCCTGTGAGTGGCGGCGTTACCGTGCCCGGAAATGCCGCCATCGCACCAGAAGACCGCGCCGCGCGGATAGACCAACTGCACCAGCCCTATCACGCCGCTATCGAGGACATGCTGGAGAAGCGCCGCGGGCGTCCCACCCTGCTGCTGTCGATCCACAGCTTCACCCCGGATATGGGCGATGGTCCCCGCCCGTGGCCTATCGCCATCGCCTATGGCAGGGACGACCGGCTGGCGCGGCTGCTGATCCCGGCGCTGCGCCAGGATGGAACGGTTGTCGGCGACAATCAGCCCTATGCCGTCACGCCCGACAGCGATTATTCCATTCCCGTGCACGGCGAGCGGCATGATATTCCGCATGTGCTGGTCGAAACCCGGCAGGACGGCATCCGCACGCCGGAGACGGCCGCGGCCTGGGCGGACAAGCTGGCTCAGGCGTACCGTCGGATCGAAGCCCCGGCGCTGCGGCTTACCTGA
- the map gene encoding type I methionyl aminopeptidase has protein sequence MTIGNENDLEKLREIGGIVARVLHAMGEALRPGISTGEIDALGRRMLDEAGAVSAPELVYGFPGATCISVNEEIAHGIPGDRVIRGGDLVNIDVSAEKDGYFADTGASFPVGNVQPRVHRLCRDGKRALWTGIRQVKTGNSLGAIGTAIGEFARRNRYTLVRNLASHGVGRSLHEDPEHIPTWPDLSERRRIRDGLVFTIEPFLSLGAQWAADSAGDEWTLLSQPTAPTVQYEHTMVATPRGAVVVTQLT, from the coding sequence ATGACCATCGGCAACGAGAATGACCTGGAGAAGCTCCGGGAGATCGGCGGCATCGTCGCCCGTGTGCTGCACGCCATGGGCGAGGCGCTGCGCCCCGGCATCAGCACTGGCGAGATCGACGCGCTGGGCCGCCGGATGCTCGACGAGGCGGGCGCCGTGTCCGCGCCGGAACTGGTCTATGGCTTTCCGGGCGCCACCTGCATCAGCGTCAACGAGGAAATCGCCCACGGCATTCCCGGCGACCGGGTGATTCGCGGCGGTGATCTGGTCAACATCGACGTGTCGGCCGAAAAGGACGGCTATTTCGCCGATACCGGCGCCTCGTTTCCCGTGGGCAACGTTCAGCCTCGGGTGCACCGGCTGTGCCGCGACGGCAAACGGGCGCTGTGGACCGGTATCCGGCAGGTGAAGACCGGCAATTCGCTGGGCGCCATCGGCACCGCCATCGGCGAATTCGCCCGCCGCAATCGCTATACGCTGGTGCGGAACCTGGCGAGCCACGGCGTCGGCCGGTCGCTGCACGAGGATCCCGAACATATTCCCACCTGGCCCGACCTGTCCGAACGCCGCCGTATCCGCGACGGACTGGTGTTTACCATCGAGCCGTTCCTGTCGCTGGGCGCCCAGTGGGCGGCCGATTCCGCCGGTGACGAATGGACCCTGCTCAGCCAGCCGACCGCGCCGACCGTGCAGTACGAGCACACCATGGTCGCGACGCCGCGCGGCGCGGTCGTGGTCACCCAGCTGACCTGA
- a CDS encoding TIGR00645 family protein — protein MKAVEGFIERSMFASRWLMAPFYIGLILSLILLLIKFMQELWHVAPHVLELSESATILAILGLIDLSLAGNLLLIVIFSGYENFVSKIHIGDHEDKPDWMGKVDFSGLKLKLIASIVAISGIQLLKSFMNISAVPESQLMWMVIVHLTFVLSGVMLAVMDLITVKAHKMGGKH, from the coding sequence ATGAAAGCCGTTGAAGGGTTCATTGAACGATCGATGTTCGCCAGCCGATGGCTGATGGCGCCGTTCTACATTGGCCTCATCCTCTCGCTGATCCTGCTGCTGATCAAGTTCATGCAAGAGCTGTGGCATGTCGCGCCCCATGTGCTCGAGCTTTCCGAATCCGCGACGATCCTGGCCATTCTGGGGCTCATCGACCTGTCGCTTGCCGGCAACCTGCTGTTGATCGTGATCTTCTCGGGCTACGAGAATTTCGTGTCCAAGATTCATATCGGCGATCACGAGGACAAGCCGGACTGGATGGGCAAGGTGGACTTCAGCGGCCTGAAGCTGAAGCTGATTGCCTCCATCGTCGCCATCTCCGGCATCCAGCTGCTGAAGAGTTTCATGAACATCTCGGCGGTGCCGGAAAGCCAGTTGATGTGGATGGTGATCGTCCATCTGACATTCGTGCTGTCGGGCGTGATGCTGGCGGTCATGGACCTGATTACCGTCAAGGCGCACAAGATGGGCGGCAAGCACTAG